AAGAAATACATAATTGTTTTATTATTTATGGTATTTTTTGCAATATTATTTTTCTGTATTGGATTAGGTATTGAAGCATTATTTAGATTAATCAAAGTATATTAAAATAGGAGTAAATATGAATAAAGAAGAATTATTAAAATTAGAAGCTGAAATCTTGGCTTCAAAAGGTCAGTGATTTGTTGTTAACTCACAAACAGGACATGAAGAAAAAGTTTTAAATGACTTAAAAAATAAAATTAAGGCTGAAAAAATGGAAGATCAAGTTTTTGATATTAAAATTTCTAAAGGTTTGGTTTTAACTAAAACCGGAAAAGAAAAAGAAAAAAACTTGTTCCCAGGATATTTGTTTATTAACATGATTATGTCTGAAGAGTCATGATTCGTTGTCCGTAATACCCCGGGTGTAACAGGATTTATTGGATCATCAGGTCGTGGAGCAAAGCCATTTCCATTAACAGTGGATGAGGTTGTTGAAATGTTAGTACCAAAAACAGAAGTTATAGTTGAAGAAGTTAAAAATAGTGAAAATGAAGCAGTTGCTAAAAAACCATTATTCACAGCTCCTTTTGTTGTTGGTGATTTTGTAAGAGTTAAAGAAGGAATCAATGCAGGAGAAGAAGGTGAAGTAAGTTCAATGGACTTTGAAAAAGGTGTTGCTGTTGTTCTTATCGAAATGTTTGGTAGATATACAAATCTTGAAATTTCTTTTGAAAACGTTGAACCAGTTAAAGAATACTAATAATAAATTAAATGACGTGAGTCATTTTTTATTTGGTTTTCTTATGTTAAAATAATAAAAAGTAAAACTTATCTAATCTAACGTTAATCGCGATTAGTGAATATTATATAAATTAAAATAATAAGGAGAAACTAAATGTCAAAAATTAAATTTATGGCACTTGGTGGACAAGATGAAAGAGGAAAAAATCTTTTTGTTTTAGATATAGATGATAATCTTTTCATTTTGGACGCGGGTGTTAAATATCCTGATAAAGGTATTTTAGGTGTAGATATAGTTACACCAAAACTAGATTACTTAAAAAATAACAAACAAAAAATTAAAGGAATTTTTTTAACAAATTCTGCAAGTTACAATATGGGCTCTGTTCCATACATTTTAAAAACAATGGACATTCCAGTTTATTGTAATGAAATTACTCAATTAGTTGGAAAAATTAAAATATCAAGAATGCGTATCAAAAACACAAAAGACCAAAATTTTGTTGTTGTTAAAGATAAGCAAATTTTAGATTTTGGAAAAGTGAAAGTTGAAGTTTTTAGAACTACATCAGCTTCACCTCAATCATATGGTTATGCTTTCCATACTGAAGAAGGAACAATTGTATATGCTGGAGATTATATTATTGATGGTAAGGAACAATCATACTTTTCAACAGATTTTAACCATATAAATGAAATTGGCAAAAAAGGTGTTCTTGCTCTAATTGCAGATAGTGAATATGCATCAAGAAGCGGATTCACTGTTCCTAATCATAAAATTGAAAACTTCATTTCAACTTCATTTAAAGAAAAGAAAACTAAAATAGCTATTGGTATTTTTGAAGAAGATATTTTTAAATTAGGTGAAATTTGTATGGCAGCAAAAGAAAATAATCGCAAGATTGCTGTTTATGGAAGAACAATGACAGAAATATTAAAATCAAATTTAATTAATGAAAATTTACAAATTCTTCCAGAAGACATTATTACTGTTGACGAATACATGAAATCAGAAAATGGCCTTTTAATTATTTCAGGAACAGGAGATGTTTTATATTCAAAATTAGCAAAAATTGCTACAGGGAACGATGAAGTTGTTGAGTTTGCTGAAAAGGACTTAATCATCTTAGCAACACCACCAGCACCAGGTGTTGAAAAAAGACATGCGCAAATTCTTGATGAATTAGCAAGAACAGACGCTAGGTTAATTGCATTAAGCGACAGAAATATTTGATCAATGCATGCATCTTATGAAGATATTAAAGTTTTCACAAGTATGTTAAATCCAAAATATTTTATTCCAGTTAAAGCATTATTCAAAGATTCTCTAAAAGCTGAGAAGGCAGCAATTGAAGCTGGTGTAAATGAAAGAAATGTTGTTATATTAGATAATGGTCAAGTTGCTAATATTTCAAAAAACTCAATTTCTATAGCTGATAAAAAAGTTGATATAGGTAATTCATATGTTGATCAAGCTGGAGTTGGAGATGTTGGAGCCATAGTTTTAAATGAAAGAAAATTATTAGCAACTGATGGTGTAATGATTATTGGTGCAACAATTGATTCAAGAAATAAGGAATTAATTTCAATGATTGATACTCAAATGCGCGGAGTTTTATATATTAAAGAAGAAAATCCAATTTTTAGAATAATTCAAAAAGAAATTGAATCACTTTTGGAACAGGGTCAAAGTCAATTCAAAGAAAACCCAAATAAATATGATATTAATGAAATAAAAAAAGATATAGCCACAAGAGTTAGAACATTAATAAAACAAGAATCTGGTAAACAGCCAATTGTTTTAGTAATAGTTAATGAATATGATGGTAAAGACTATGTGTTTAAACCAAGAAATAACTTAAATAGAAATAATTATAGAAATAATAATAATAATAGCAAAAAAGGATCAAAATAATTGATCCTTTTTTATATTGTATACATTACTATAACAAAAATTAAAAATGGCAATAAGGAAAAAGTAATTGTATTTCTTCATCTAATTAAAATGGCTTCTTCCTTAGTATAAGTTTTTTGATATCTTAATCTTTTATCATTAAAATAATTTACAGCTTTTTTATTTCTAATGTAGTTAATAATAAAAATAGCTAAAATCTCAATACATAAATATGCTGTAGCAACAAAAGCCGTTGCATCAAGAAATCTTTTTTTGCTTGTTATATTAGGAGCAAAACTTGCAACATCTTTGAATGCATAACCAAGTCCAAAACTTAGTCCTATACCAATTAAAGTAATACCTAAAATTGATATTCAGCTTACTCAATTAAATTTTTTGATTTCTCTAAATTTTTTCATTTTAGTATAATTTTCAGCTGCTTTTAAATCACTATTTAATTCTTTATTAATATCCTTATAGTGTTGATCTAAACCTTCTTTTCTTAATTTTTTAAGGTTTTTTAATTCATTCTTTGCCATATTTGCTCCTTTCAATTGACTTACATACTCTTTTAGTTTATCATATTAAAAAATAATATATATAAGGAGGTTAAGACCATGATTAAATCAAAAAACAAAAGCACTTTAAAAAACTTTAACTTAGATGTGTTAGATTTAGATCTAAATGAAGAGTTAATTTATGCGCAACCCACATTCTGAAGAACTGCTTCTTATAGATTTGAGGAATTAAAAGAAGAGACTTTAAAATATTTTAGAAGACATCCACTTATTGGGTATTCTTTTAAGCGTATTATTTATGGACTATTAACATTAATTGTAAGTATTGCGATAGTTTTCTTTTTAGTTAACTTTGTAACACCAGATTCATCATATTTACCAGATGTTTCTGAATTAGGAAAAATGGGTATTGGTAATGAAGGGCCAAAATACGAGGCATTTTTACAAACAAGATTAGAATTATTTGGAGTTAGTGGTAATGCTATAGATAGATTATTAAGATACTTTAAAAACATTATTCCATTTATTCCAAAACATATTTTAGTAGGGCAATCTGTTATATTCCCCAATGCTTCTAATTTATCTGATTCTCAAATTATCATTAACACAGTTTTATTTACAGGTGGACAAGTTGATGGTTTATTAAAAACAGGATCAAAAGAATTAATTGATGCAATCACAATTAGTGCTTCATACAAAACTGTTTGAGTATACTTAGGTGTTGTTAAATCAAGTTCTATGGGTATGCCAGGTTCAACTGAAGTAACAAGTTTATTTGCAAGTGCAATTCCATATTCATTTGGAATTGGAAGTGTAGCTGTTTTATTTTCTTATTTAATTGGTATTCCTCTAGGTATTGAAGCTGCTAAAAGAAAAGGGAAAGCAACAGATGGAGCAATTAACGGAACTGCTACATTCTTATTAGCTGTGCCTTCATTAGTTATTGTTATATCAATTTATTTAATTTCAATTTTAGTTTTTGGTCATTCCTCAATTTTTAGTTC
The Mesoplasma entomophilum DNA segment above includes these coding regions:
- the nusG gene encoding transcription termination/antitermination protein NusG, producing MNKEELLKLEAEILASKGQWFVVNSQTGHEEKVLNDLKNKIKAEKMEDQVFDIKISKGLVLTKTGKEKEKNLFPGYLFINMIMSEESWFVVRNTPGVTGFIGSSGRGAKPFPLTVDEVVEMLVPKTEVIVEEVKNSENEAVAKKPLFTAPFVVGDFVRVKEGINAGEEGEVSSMDFEKGVAVVLIEMFGRYTNLEISFENVEPVKEY
- a CDS encoding ribonuclease J; this translates as MSKIKFMALGGQDERGKNLFVLDIDDNLFILDAGVKYPDKGILGVDIVTPKLDYLKNNKQKIKGIFLTNSASYNMGSVPYILKTMDIPVYCNEITQLVGKIKISRMRIKNTKDQNFVVVKDKQILDFGKVKVEVFRTTSASPQSYGYAFHTEEGTIVYAGDYIIDGKEQSYFSTDFNHINEIGKKGVLALIADSEYASRSGFTVPNHKIENFISTSFKEKKTKIAIGIFEEDIFKLGEICMAAKENNRKIAVYGRTMTEILKSNLINENLQILPEDIITVDEYMKSENGLLIISGTGDVLYSKLAKIATGNDEVVEFAEKDLIILATPPAPGVEKRHAQILDELARTDARLIALSDRNIWSMHASYEDIKVFTSMLNPKYFIPVKALFKDSLKAEKAAIEAGVNERNVVILDNGQVANISKNSISIADKKVDIGNSYVDQAGVGDVGAIVLNERKLLATDGVMIIGATIDSRNKELISMIDTQMRGVLYIKEENPIFRIIQKEIESLLEQGQSQFKENPNKYDINEIKKDIATRVRTLIKQESGKQPIVLVIVNEYDGKDYVFKPRNNLNRNNYRNNNNNSKKGSK
- a CDS encoding MotA/TolQ/ExbB proton channel family protein produces the protein MAKNELKNLKKLRKEGLDQHYKDINKELNSDLKAAENYTKMKKFREIKKFNWVSWISILGITLIGIGLSFGLGYAFKDVASFAPNITSKKRFLDATAFVATAYLCIEILAIFIINYIRNKKAVNYFNDKRLRYQKTYTKEEAILIRWRNTITFSLLPFLIFVIVMYTI
- the oppB gene encoding oligopeptide ABC transporter permease OppB gives rise to the protein MIKSKNKSTLKNFNLDVLDLDLNEELIYAQPTFWRTASYRFEELKEETLKYFRRHPLIGYSFKRIIYGLLTLIVSIAIVFFLVNFVTPDSSYLPDVSELGKMGIGNEGPKYEAFLQTRLELFGVSGNAIDRLLRYFKNIIPFIPKHILVGQSVIFPNASNLSDSQIIINTVLFTGGQVDGLLKTGSKELIDAITISASYKTVWVYLGVVKSSSMGMPGSTEVTSLFASAIPYSFGIGSVAVLFSYLIGIPLGIEAAKRKGKATDGAINGTATFLLAVPSLVIVISIYLISILVFGHSSIFSSGSFWTRFWPVVALVILMTPTTIILTRRYVVDEMTADYTKFAYAKGLGESKVFYVHIFRNAGVRILRELPLDLAFTLFGASILTETQWNIPGMSQLIINGVNNRDSFVILGFITFASLVKIAATLVSDLFMVLMDPRVKLSGR